A section of the Bombus terrestris chromosome 2, iyBomTerr1.2, whole genome shotgun sequence genome encodes:
- the LOC100644243 gene encoding probable salivary secreted peptide — MGAQKTIAYLAIIAIAVIFAQVNTAPPVGHYAANNTNKSHNLVVGYRMPGDRLVLRQSVVKNSSWGRIVVEERTFNVSSWERITMIQALDQKTNGNGAYASITNGGPGNQNVTIRLKSQRGHGINFVIEIYSRY; from the coding sequence ATGGGAGCGCAAAAAACGATCGCTTACTTGGCAATAATTGCCATAGCTGTAATCTTTGCGCAAGTAAACACGGCTCCACCAGTCGGTCACTATGCCGCCAACAACACAAACAAGTCACACAACTTGGTCGTTGGGTACAGAATGCCTGGTGACAGGCTTGTACTCAGACAGAGTGTCGTTAAGAATTCTTCCTGGGGAAGGATCGTCGTCGAGGAAAGAACATTCAACGTCTCAAGTTGGGAAAGGATCACCATGATCCAGGCACTTGATCAGAAAACCAATGGTAACGGTGCCTACGCCAGCATTACCAACGGTGGCCCAGGAAACCAGAACGTTACCATCCGACTAAAGAGCCAGAGGGGTCATGGAATC